From Deltaproteobacteria bacterium, one genomic window encodes:
- a CDS encoding DUF721 domain-containing protein: protein MTQFAPCGRSEQLSGILHRALREAGMARRLPRGVGPELWESAVGRQIAARAQPTVLCGGTLHVLVQDHRWRDQLDAARVMLLERLNRKLGKNTVRALQFGLAHEGALDQARRRAGVCAAPLVRAAAEPSRVLGPSRLEPDLREALLRAAEAAHRRRP, encoded by the coding sequence GTGACGCAGTTCGCGCCCTGCGGAAGGTCTGAACAGCTCTCCGGCATCCTGCACCGGGCGCTGCGGGAGGCGGGCATGGCGAGGCGGCTGCCCCGCGGGGTGGGCCCGGAGCTCTGGGAGAGCGCCGTCGGAAGACAGATCGCGGCGCGGGCGCAGCCCACCGTCCTCTGCGGCGGCACGTTGCACGTTCTCGTGCAGGACCACCGCTGGCGCGACCAGCTCGACGCGGCGCGGGTGATGCTCCTCGAAAGACTGAACCGGAAGCTCGGCAAGAACACCGTGCGCGCGCTCCAGTTCGGGCTCGCCCATGAGGGCGCCCTCGACCAGGCACGCCGGCGCGCCGGAGTCTGTGCCGCGCCGCTCGTACGAGCTGCCGCGGAGCCCTCGCGCGTCCTGGGGCCGTCGCGTCTCGAACCCGACCTGCGCGAGGCGCTGCTGAGAGCGGCGGAGGCAGCACATCGAAGGCGTCCGTGA
- a CDS encoding ATP-binding protein yields the protein MAEPAAAKPVCALCGGEGFSFQQREDKAVAAACSCTAGCPSCHGQGRLYARDDRGYDVLRGCACGADPRRLALLTGLRLPPKFLNRTLAGYAGISPDQKIALARARRFVDEFVPAAAGQRALLFCGPPGSGKTHLLAAILRELAAKKSVRGRYEEFFLLLSDIRDGFSRGLSSREWLEPLRAVDVLAIDEIGKGGKNREFEQGVLDEVLSVRYNARRPTLLATNYPRPGTLDWQFKADGQSAENLEQRVGPRIFSRLHEVCDFIDVDGPDQRKDQHDARSAAETLARRTRPARS from the coding sequence ATGGCGGAACCCGCAGCGGCAAAGCCGGTCTGCGCCCTCTGTGGCGGAGAAGGCTTCAGCTTCCAGCAGCGCGAGGACAAGGCGGTGGCCGCGGCCTGCTCGTGTACGGCCGGATGCCCGTCCTGCCATGGCCAGGGCCGCCTCTATGCGCGCGACGACCGCGGGTACGACGTGCTGCGCGGCTGCGCCTGCGGCGCCGATCCCCGGCGGCTCGCGCTGCTCACCGGGCTCCGGCTGCCGCCCAAGTTCCTCAATCGGACACTGGCTGGTTATGCGGGAATCAGCCCGGATCAGAAGATCGCGCTCGCTCGTGCACGTCGTTTCGTGGACGAATTCGTCCCGGCGGCCGCGGGCCAACGCGCGCTCCTTTTCTGCGGGCCTCCAGGAAGCGGAAAGACGCATCTCCTCGCGGCGATTCTGCGCGAGCTGGCGGCGAAGAAGTCCGTTCGCGGTCGCTACGAAGAATTCTTCCTGCTCCTTTCCGACATCCGCGACGGCTTCTCGCGCGGTCTCTCCTCGCGCGAGTGGCTCGAGCCGCTGCGTGCCGTGGACGTACTGGCCATCGACGAGATCGGCAAGGGCGGCAAGAACCGCGAGTTCGAGCAGGGCGTCCTCGACGAGGTCCTCAGCGTTCGCTACAACGCCAGGCGCCCCACGTTGCTCGCGACGAACTATCCGCGCCCGGGCACTCTCGACTGGCAGTTCAAGGCGGACGGACAGAGCGCCGAAAATCTCGAGCAACGCGTGGGACCGCGGATTTTCAGCCGGCTCCACGAAGTGTGCGATTTCATCGATGTCGATGGACCGGACCAGCGGAAGGACCAGCATGACGCACGCAGCGCAGCGGAGACTCTTGCTCGTCGGACGCGACCTGCACGAAGCTGA
- a CDS encoding HAMP domain-containing histidine kinase — translation MLTDDASRGRLLTESSTRAFSGLRTRAMETLARIRAIALAAFGLVAVTFSIAGDPESRAELWPLLGYALSGYLLLRWRRGGGWREHLTMASPMFDVAFMFLLLWTIGPRADSQIFNAGWTVGVFALLVALSALSLRSPLISATAALAFGLLAALQVRAGVAWASIAMSGVVLALVAMVSAAVVRELDRLVARLVVNEVSHEELRRAQGEAETLTHLLVHDMKGPLTGLIGLAEVVASEIKGPLQADVKMIEQQGRRLQAMVGDLLAIAKLERGVLTSAPETVDLSALLISLANAYAASARNAGAQISARVEPGLCAMLHREMVHRFFDNLVLNALDFVRPGGRIEVAASQDGPELTLAVRNTGEPVPPEARGRLFQKGVVQRGSRQKHNLGLGLYLCRLVAVAHDGSIALRDEPGWATSFVARLPVEARRAALDLRAPISRVGNA, via the coding sequence ATGCTTACCGACGACGCCAGCCGCGGTCGCCTCCTCACCGAGTCGAGCACGCGCGCGTTCTCCGGCCTTCGCACCCGCGCGATGGAAACGCTCGCCCGCATCCGCGCCATCGCGCTCGCGGCGTTCGGTCTCGTCGCCGTCACCTTCTCCATCGCCGGCGATCCGGAATCGCGCGCCGAGCTCTGGCCGCTGCTCGGGTACGCGTTGAGCGGATACCTGCTCTTGCGCTGGCGACGGGGCGGCGGCTGGCGCGAGCACTTGACGATGGCCTCGCCGATGTTCGACGTGGCCTTCATGTTCCTGCTGCTCTGGACCATCGGCCCGCGAGCGGACAGCCAGATCTTCAATGCCGGTTGGACCGTCGGCGTGTTTGCGCTGCTGGTCGCCTTGTCCGCGCTCTCGCTGCGGTCGCCGCTGATCTCCGCCACCGCGGCGCTGGCGTTCGGATTGCTCGCCGCGCTCCAGGTCCGCGCAGGAGTCGCCTGGGCGAGCATCGCCATGAGCGGAGTCGTGCTCGCGCTCGTCGCCATGGTTTCCGCCGCCGTCGTGCGCGAGCTGGACCGCCTGGTCGCGCGGCTCGTCGTCAACGAGGTCAGCCACGAAGAGCTGCGGCGCGCGCAGGGCGAAGCGGAGACGCTCACCCATCTTCTCGTGCACGACATGAAGGGGCCGCTCACCGGCCTCATCGGTCTGGCCGAGGTGGTGGCGAGCGAGATCAAGGGACCGCTGCAAGCCGACGTGAAGATGATCGAGCAGCAGGGACGCCGGCTGCAGGCGATGGTGGGCGACCTGCTCGCCATCGCCAAGCTCGAGCGCGGCGTGCTCACTTCCGCGCCGGAGACCGTCGACCTCTCGGCGCTGCTCATCTCGCTGGCCAACGCGTACGCCGCCAGCGCGCGCAACGCCGGCGCGCAGATCAGCGCCCGGGTGGAGCCGGGACTGTGCGCGATGCTTCACCGTGAAATGGTCCACCGCTTCTTCGACAACCTGGTGCTGAACGCTCTCGACTTCGTGCGCCCGGGCGGACGCATCGAGGTGGCCGCCTCGCAGGATGGGCCCGAGTTGACGCTGGCGGTGCGCAACACCGGCGAACCGGTGCCACCGGAAGCGCGAGGCAGGTTGTTCCAGAAAGGCGTCGTCCAGCGTGGGTCGCGGCAGAAGCACAACCTCGGGCTGGGCCTCTACCTCTGCCGCCTGGTCGCGGTGGCGCACGACGGCTCGATTGCGCTGCGCGACGAGCCGGGATGGGCGACATCGTTCGTCGCGCGCCTGCCGGTCGAGGCGCGGCGGGCGGCGCTCGATCTGAGGGCGCCGATCAGCCGCGTTGGGAACGCCTGA
- a CDS encoding vitamin B12-dependent ribonucleotide reductase yields MTAPRSEGPRPSRKAKGLAVTRRVTKDAMTAMEVLDAVEWTRRPAKISGADGEVVFKMDDAEVPAGWSQLATDVAVSKYFRKAGVPTGSGAEESVRQLVRRVAHTLRTAGEEMGGYFASAADAEAFEAELTYMLVHQIGAFNSPVWFNCGLWHEYRIKGSGGNYAVDLASGRAYMTEDAYTRPQVSACFIQSCKDDLDSIFSLVHDEARVFKYGSGSGTNFSKLRGKMERLSGGGTSSGLMSFLEVLDKAAGATKSGGITRRAAKMVVLNVDHPEIREFIQWKAREEKKVAALIAAGYSADFNGDAYRTVSGQNANNSVRVSDRFVEAVSKDAVWETTTRTTQEVVERLSARELWREMAEAAWKCADPGLQFDDTINKWHTCKATDRIYASNPCSEFVFLDDTACNLASLNLLKFLDEKTGRFDVEAYRHACRIFFLAQEIAVDLASYPTKRIAERSHQFRPLGLGYANLGTLLMVEGLPYDSDAGRAVAASITAIMTGEAYALSAEMAAAKGPFQGYALNRESMLEVMRLHRDSVANIDHALAPRELMDAAHDAWNRAVQLGEQHGYRNAQATVLAPTGTIGLLMDCDTTGVEPDFALIKFKKLAGGGSFKIVNQSVPRALKKLGYAPAQVQAIVDYVRGTATLKSVPEFAPAELEARGLLPAEVARVEKSLESVFDLRAAFASHVLGAAALQRLGLDAGSKGKQLLAKLGYTDEQIDKATLIVCGRQTVEGAPFLKAEDHPVFDCANRCGPLGTRYIEPMGHVRMMAAVQPFLSGAISKTINLPHDGTVEEVERIHWESWRLGLKAIALYRDGSKLSQPLSAGDVAAKLPLPKDAKEMAQALRKLIPDLTVEQTERMAEAAFQAKTAPAPVQLAASVRRRLPPKRHGITQEAKVGGNKVFLRTGEYESGELGEIFIDMHKEGAALRSVMNCFAMLVSIALQYGVPLDVLVEQFVFTRFEPQGPVQGHDRVKFATSVIDYVFRALGVEYLKRDDLAHVTPEEAAETPKSAQTADPMPPAAASPARAAKAAQKSDPPDPARAAARAQDELLGKLSGDAPFCDTCGHITVRNGTCYKCLNCGNSMGCS; encoded by the coding sequence ATGACCGCTCCCCGCTCGGAGGGTCCGAGACCCTCCCGCAAGGCCAAGGGACTGGCCGTGACGCGTCGCGTCACGAAGGATGCGATGACCGCAATGGAGGTGCTCGACGCGGTCGAGTGGACGCGGCGCCCGGCGAAGATCTCGGGCGCCGACGGCGAAGTCGTCTTCAAGATGGACGACGCGGAAGTTCCGGCCGGCTGGTCGCAGCTCGCCACCGACGTCGCGGTCTCCAAGTATTTCCGCAAGGCCGGAGTTCCGACGGGCAGCGGCGCCGAGGAATCGGTGCGCCAGCTCGTGCGCAGGGTCGCGCATACGCTGCGCACCGCCGGCGAGGAGATGGGCGGCTATTTCGCCTCCGCCGCCGACGCCGAGGCGTTCGAGGCCGAGCTCACCTACATGCTGGTGCACCAGATCGGCGCCTTCAACAGCCCGGTGTGGTTCAACTGCGGGCTCTGGCACGAGTACCGGATCAAGGGCAGCGGCGGAAACTACGCCGTGGATCTCGCCAGCGGGCGGGCGTACATGACCGAGGACGCGTACACGCGGCCCCAGGTCTCCGCCTGCTTCATCCAGAGCTGCAAAGACGATCTCGACTCCATCTTCAGCCTGGTTCACGACGAGGCGCGGGTCTTCAAGTACGGCTCCGGCAGCGGGACGAACTTCTCGAAGCTGCGCGGCAAGATGGAGCGGCTCTCCGGCGGGGGCACCAGCTCGGGCCTGATGAGCTTCCTCGAGGTGCTCGACAAGGCCGCCGGCGCCACCAAGTCGGGCGGAATCACCCGACGCGCGGCGAAGATGGTGGTGCTGAACGTCGACCACCCCGAGATCCGCGAGTTCATCCAGTGGAAGGCGCGCGAGGAGAAGAAGGTCGCGGCGCTGATCGCTGCAGGCTACTCCGCGGACTTCAACGGCGACGCCTACCGCACCGTCTCGGGCCAGAACGCGAACAACTCCGTCCGCGTCAGCGATCGGTTCGTCGAGGCCGTGAGCAAGGACGCGGTCTGGGAGACGACCACCCGCACCACGCAAGAGGTGGTCGAGCGCCTCTCCGCGCGAGAGCTCTGGCGGGAGATGGCCGAGGCGGCATGGAAGTGCGCCGATCCGGGGCTGCAGTTCGACGACACGATCAACAAATGGCACACCTGCAAGGCCACCGACCGGATCTACGCCTCCAACCCATGCAGCGAGTTCGTCTTCCTCGACGACACCGCCTGCAACCTCGCCAGCCTCAACCTGCTCAAGTTCCTCGACGAGAAGACGGGGAGGTTCGACGTCGAGGCATACAGGCACGCCTGCCGCATCTTCTTCCTTGCGCAGGAGATCGCGGTCGATCTCGCCAGCTATCCCACCAAGCGGATCGCGGAGCGCAGCCACCAGTTCCGGCCGCTCGGGCTCGGGTACGCAAACCTGGGGACGCTGCTGATGGTCGAGGGCCTGCCTTACGACTCCGACGCAGGCCGCGCAGTGGCCGCATCGATCACCGCCATCATGACCGGCGAAGCGTATGCCCTGTCCGCGGAGATGGCGGCCGCGAAAGGGCCGTTCCAGGGATACGCGCTGAATCGCGAGAGCATGCTGGAGGTGATGCGCCTGCATCGCGATTCGGTGGCGAACATCGATCACGCCCTCGCGCCGCGCGAGTTGATGGATGCGGCGCACGACGCCTGGAACCGCGCCGTGCAGCTCGGCGAGCAGCACGGCTATCGCAACGCGCAGGCGACGGTGCTCGCGCCGACGGGCACCATCGGGCTCTTGATGGATTGCGACACCACCGGCGTCGAGCCCGACTTCGCGCTGATCAAGTTCAAGAAGCTGGCGGGCGGCGGCAGCTTCAAGATCGTGAACCAGTCCGTGCCGCGAGCGCTGAAGAAGCTCGGCTACGCTCCGGCGCAGGTGCAGGCCATCGTCGACTACGTCCGCGGCACGGCGACGCTCAAGAGCGTACCGGAGTTCGCGCCCGCAGAGTTGGAGGCGCGCGGCCTTCTGCCGGCGGAGGTCGCCAGGGTGGAGAAGTCGCTCGAGTCCGTATTCGACCTGCGCGCGGCGTTCGCCTCGCACGTTCTCGGGGCGGCGGCGCTGCAGCGCCTCGGCCTCGACGCCGGCAGCAAGGGCAAACAGCTGCTCGCAAAGCTCGGCTACACCGACGAGCAGATCGACAAGGCCACGCTGATCGTCTGCGGCCGGCAGACCGTCGAAGGCGCCCCCTTCCTGAAGGCGGAAGATCATCCCGTCTTCGACTGCGCGAACCGGTGCGGGCCATTGGGAACCCGCTACATCGAGCCGATGGGCCACGTCCGGATGATGGCCGCGGTGCAGCCGTTCCTCTCCGGCGCCATCAGCAAGACCATCAACCTCCCGCACGACGGGACGGTCGAGGAGGTCGAGCGCATCCACTGGGAGTCCTGGCGCCTCGGACTCAAAGCCATCGCGCTCTACCGCGACGGCTCGAAGCTGTCGCAGCCGCTCAGCGCCGGAGACGTCGCCGCGAAGCTCCCTTTGCCGAAGGACGCAAAGGAGATGGCGCAGGCCCTGCGCAAGCTGATCCCCGACCTGACGGTGGAGCAGACCGAGCGCATGGCGGAAGCCGCCTTCCAGGCGAAGACCGCGCCCGCGCCAGTGCAGCTCGCGGCCAGCGTGCGGCGCCGGCTGCCCCCCAAGCGGCACGGGATCACGCAGGAGGCCAAGGTCGGTGGGAACAAGGTGTTCCTGCGGACCGGCGAGTACGAGAGTGGAGAGCTGGGCGAGATCTTCATCGACATGCACAAGGAGGGGGCGGCGCTGCGCAGCGTGATGAACTGCTTCGCGATGCTCGTCTCCATCGCCCTGCAGTACGGGGTGCCGCTGGACGTGCTGGTGGAGCAGTTCGTGTTCACCCGCTTCGAGCCGCAGGGTCCGGTGCAGGGCCACGACCGGGTCAAGTTCGCCACCTCGGTGATCGACTACGTGTTCCGCGCGCTCGGCGTCGAGTACCTGAAGCGCGACGACCTGGCGCACGTCACGCCGGAGGAAGCCGCGGAGACGCCGAAGAGCGCGCAGACGGCGGACCCGATGCCGCCGGCTGCCGCGAGCCCGGCCAGGGCGGCGAAGGCGGCGCAGAAGTCGGACCCGCCAGATCCAGCGCGCGCGGCGGCGCGGGCCCAGGACGAGCTGCTCGGCAAGCTCTCCGGCGATGCGCCGTTCTGCGACACCTGCGGACATATCACCGTGCGCAACGGCACCTGTTACAAATGCCTGAATTGCGGCAACTCCATGGGTTGCTCGTAA
- a CDS encoding translation initiation factor 2, which translates to MKTLTEFSGTLIRMAAKAEAEARKSLPKELTRVAPAPAVSEGVTAKPNENASAVLTDPGADSTTGAAALGLAEQAAGQSDAVIGTADEPHIEKPGEAGTTEDLMQPGAAAEEAREEAAADQDLSGQGEPDLKNTPGGAKPSEVEADEEGQPKAELEAETSAVKELLDKAVGEATGTTGERLDRLREAVKATGRQAERVRLVRVFGADEQVQGAKRIGDHQYVVDLMPQSMKQSFERDERGGRRGPRRPSGGGKKGAEGSLEGSFSMESVMQDRRNERGPGGTGRGRGPGGRGGPGGGRGGRSGGGGGRPGGGRGPGGPKPGGVTKH; encoded by the coding sequence ATGAAGACTCTGACCGAGTTCAGCGGGACCCTGATCCGCATGGCCGCGAAGGCGGAAGCGGAAGCCCGCAAGAGCCTGCCAAAGGAGCTGACCCGCGTCGCGCCGGCGCCCGCGGTCTCCGAGGGCGTGACCGCAAAGCCGAACGAGAACGCCTCCGCCGTGCTGACCGATCCCGGTGCAGACAGCACGACCGGCGCGGCCGCGCTCGGTCTCGCGGAACAGGCTGCCGGTCAGAGCGACGCCGTGATCGGCACCGCCGACGAGCCGCACATCGAAAAGCCCGGCGAGGCGGGCACGACCGAGGACCTGATGCAGCCCGGTGCGGCCGCCGAGGAAGCGCGCGAAGAGGCCGCCGCCGACCAAGACCTTTCCGGGCAAGGGGAACCGGATTTGAAGAACACGCCCGGAGGCGCGAAGCCTTCCGAGGTCGAGGCCGACGAGGAAGGCCAGCCCAAGGCGGAGCTCGAGGCGGAGACCAGCGCCGTCAAGGAGCTTCTCGACAAGGCGGTCGGCGAGGCGACGGGCACCACCGGCGAGCGGCTGGATCGGCTGCGCGAGGCGGTGAAAGCCACCGGCCGACAGGCGGAGCGCGTCCGACTGGTGCGCGTCTTCGGCGCCGACGAGCAGGTCCAGGGCGCGAAGAGGATCGGCGACCACCAGTACGTCGTCGACTTGATGCCGCAGTCGATGAAGCAGAGCTTCGAGCGCGACGAGCGCGGCGGCCGCCGCGGACCCCGCAGGCCCTCCGGCGGCGGCAAGAAGGGCGCGGAGGGATCGCTCGAGGGCAGCTTCTCGATGGAATCGGTGATGCAGGACCGCCGCAACGAGCGCGGCCCCGGCGGTACCGGCCGCGGCCGAGGACCGGGCGGACGCGGCGGCCCCGGGGGTGGACGCGGCGGCCGATCCGGCGGCGGCGGCGGACGGCCCGGCGGCGGGCGTGGGCCCGGGGGCCCCAAGCCGGGCGGCGTCACCAAGCACTGA
- a CDS encoding MBL fold metallo-hydrolase has product MTVFEELNGVDSECRSYLVVDSGEAMIVDPVLERADDYLRRLGALRLRLAYAADTHTHADHLSASKELSRKTGAKTAGAPAAAVRVPLGEGSVLRVGNLAVAVWASPGHTADSLVFLLPGRVLSADTLLIGATGRTDLPTGEAEQEWASVQRLLTLPDATEIWPGHDYNRRASSSIGEERRTNGRILMGREKFVAAMREPRPSKPARMAEALAYNSAPLS; this is encoded by the coding sequence ATGACGGTCTTCGAGGAGCTGAACGGCGTCGACTCCGAGTGCCGCAGCTACCTCGTCGTGGATTCGGGCGAGGCGATGATCGTCGATCCGGTGCTCGAGCGCGCCGACGATTATCTCCGCCGGCTCGGCGCTCTCCGGCTCCGCCTCGCCTACGCTGCCGACACGCACACGCACGCCGACCATCTCTCGGCATCGAAGGAGCTTTCCCGGAAGACGGGAGCGAAGACGGCCGGCGCGCCGGCGGCCGCCGTGCGGGTGCCGCTCGGCGAAGGCAGCGTGCTCCGCGTCGGAAATCTCGCCGTCGCCGTCTGGGCTTCGCCCGGGCATACCGCCGACTCGCTGGTATTCCTCTTGCCGGGACGGGTGCTCTCCGCGGACACCCTTCTCATCGGCGCGACCGGCCGCACCGATCTGCCGACGGGCGAAGCCGAGCAGGAGTGGGCCTCGGTCCAGCGGCTGCTCACGCTGCCCGACGCCACCGAGATCTGGCCCGGCCACGATTACAACCGGCGGGCCTCGTCCTCCATCGGCGAGGAGCGGCGCACCAACGGGCGCATCCTCATGGGCCGCGAGAAGTTCGTCGCCGCGATGCGCGAGCCGCGCCCGTCGAAGCCTGCGCGGATGGCCGAGGCGCTGGCGTACAACAGCGCCCCACTCTCCTGA
- a CDS encoding SDR family NAD(P)-dependent oxidoreductase, protein MSDKGLVVITGASSGFGAATALRFAALGHPLHLGARRVERLREVARKCRECGAPSAEARPLDVRSKESIDVFCAAAETPEILLNNAGLALGRDPVEKVTEEDLLGMVETNVIGLVRVTRAFLPRMIAARRGHIINLGSYAARGVYEGGAVYAASKHSVRVISETLRLELSGTNIRVTEIDPGLAETEFSNVRLGDDQKAKAVYQGMTPLSADDVADAIVWAATRPAHVNISELVLTPTAQASLTKVHRS, encoded by the coding sequence ATGAGCGACAAGGGGCTGGTGGTGATCACCGGCGCCAGCTCGGGCTTCGGCGCGGCCACCGCGCTGCGCTTCGCTGCCCTCGGGCATCCTCTCCATCTCGGCGCGCGCCGGGTGGAGCGGCTGCGGGAAGTGGCCCGGAAATGCCGCGAGTGCGGCGCGCCCAGCGCCGAGGCGCGGCCGCTCGACGTGCGCTCGAAGGAGAGCATCGACGTCTTCTGCGCGGCGGCGGAGACGCCGGAGATCCTGCTCAACAACGCGGGCCTCGCCCTCGGCCGCGATCCGGTCGAGAAGGTCACGGAGGAGGATCTGCTCGGGATGGTGGAGACCAACGTGATCGGCCTCGTGCGAGTCACGCGCGCCTTCCTCCCGCGCATGATCGCCGCCCGCAGGGGGCACATCATCAACCTCGGATCGTATGCCGCGCGCGGCGTGTACGAAGGCGGCGCGGTCTACGCCGCCAGCAAGCATTCGGTGCGGGTGATCTCGGAGACGCTGCGCCTGGAGCTGAGCGGGACCAACATCCGGGTCACCGAGATCGATCCCGGCCTGGCCGAGACGGAGTTCTCCAACGTGAGGCTCGGCGACGACCAGAAAGCGAAGGCCGTGTACCAGGGAATGACCCCGCTCAGCGCGGACGACGTCGCCGACGCCATCGTCTGGGCCGCGACGCGCCCGGCGCACGTCAACATCTCCGAGCTGGTGCTGACGCCGACCGCGCAGGCCTCCTTGACCAAGGTCCACCGCTCATGA
- a CDS encoding Gfo/Idh/MocA family oxidoreductase gives MRSGDARTPRSPKSADRWPRAFSTTPLSGTRAREPGGKWMLKGAIAGFGFISGKGHHPAYRQRSDVEIVAIADVCPARLEAARAAAPQARLYPDFRALLARETQLDFIDVATPPHAHAEIALLALERGVHVLCEKPLTASMAEARSLVDAARAHRRVVFPAHNYKHAPVVKFAQQVVQSGRIGTVRAVTLNTFRTTHAKGVPEWKTDWRRDRKLAGGGIAMDHGSHSFYLTFAWLGSLPTHVTAKTLTLDRQWDTEDNLNAVLTFPNGFAHTFLTWTAGVRKVVYSLQGSDGALVIDDDDWELTTGKGGAKPAVEKGMIESDWMDASHTRWFNSMFDQFKTAMRGGDFVNRELREAVACIQIIETCYRSSAEGSRELPLSVDVTSL, from the coding sequence ATGCGCTCCGGCGACGCCAGAACGCCAAGGTCGCCGAAGTCCGCTGACCGGTGGCCAAGGGCCTTTTCCACAACTCCTTTGTCTGGTACACGCGCGCGCGAACCGGGAGGTAAGTGGATGCTCAAAGGTGCGATCGCCGGCTTCGGGTTCATCTCCGGGAAGGGCCATCATCCGGCGTATCGGCAGCGGTCCGACGTCGAGATCGTCGCCATCGCCGACGTCTGCCCGGCGCGCCTGGAGGCGGCGCGCGCCGCCGCTCCGCAAGCGCGTCTCTATCCGGACTTCCGCGCCCTGCTCGCCAGGGAGACGCAGCTCGACTTCATCGACGTGGCTACTCCGCCGCATGCGCACGCGGAGATCGCGCTTCTGGCGCTGGAGCGCGGCGTGCACGTGCTCTGCGAGAAGCCGCTCACCGCCAGCATGGCCGAGGCGCGGTCGCTGGTCGACGCCGCCCGCGCGCACCGGCGGGTGGTGTTTCCCGCGCACAACTACAAGCACGCGCCGGTGGTGAAGTTCGCCCAGCAGGTCGTCCAGTCGGGCCGCATCGGCACCGTGCGCGCAGTCACGCTGAACACCTTCCGCACCACGCACGCCAAGGGCGTCCCCGAATGGAAGACGGACTGGCGGCGCGACCGCAAGCTCGCAGGCGGCGGCATCGCCATGGACCACGGATCGCACAGCTTCTACCTGACCTTCGCGTGGCTCGGTTCGCTCCCCACCCACGTCACCGCCAAGACGCTGACACTCGACCGGCAGTGGGACACCGAGGACAACCTCAACGCTGTCCTCACCTTCCCCAACGGATTCGCGCACACCTTTCTCACCTGGACTGCGGGCGTCCGGAAGGTGGTCTATTCGCTGCAGGGCTCGGACGGGGCGCTGGTGATCGACGACGACGACTGGGAGCTCACGACGGGCAAGGGGGGCGCAAAGCCCGCGGTGGAGAAGGGCATGATCGAGAGCGACTGGATGGACGCCTCGCACACCCGCTGGTTCAACTCGATGTTCGACCAGTTCAAGACGGCGATGCGCGGGGGAGACTTCGTCAACCGCGAGCTGCGCGAGGCCGTGGCCTGCATCCAGATCATCGAGACCTGCTACCGGTCGAGCGCGGAGGGCAGCCGCGAGCTGCCGCTCTCCGTCGACGTGACCTCGCTATGA
- a CDS encoding adenylate/guanylate cyclase domain-containing protein codes for MKRAEKNLVLLLSDMKGFTERTSRQTREENARMLALHDALLLPVVRGYHGHKVKGLGDALVAAFLSPTDAVLCAMAMQDRLAAWNARALPGDRIEIRIALSQGEVRRSRGDVHGEAMQLALEAEARAEAGEVVLTDAVYLSMNKTEAATEVVGEVPLHGGGRIRLRRAMRGTDPIAPYGGRALARLRRLPDPARAVRLRMAAESLLDFARKRAVWTAAGLLLVAAAAGEHVSGAAENDPLARAAALLESREPMAALAELDRLADSPRANDPEVQIVRGKAEHALGQLGPAFADFAAAAKRDPRSLDAGAIAALADLLDSEAFPPVWRPPLLKLLGEQMGRAAAPALRELLSSERARSRDDALHVLEVSGAATDEDRLTVARADLLDPHASCAARRTAVRRLALVTGGEAGALLAGAAEARACGSAEARDALRRRQNAKVAEVR; via the coding sequence GTGAAGCGGGCGGAGAAGAACCTCGTCCTGCTGCTCTCGGACATGAAGGGCTTCACCGAGCGCACCAGCCGGCAGACGCGCGAGGAGAACGCGCGGATGCTCGCGCTCCACGACGCCTTGCTGCTGCCGGTGGTCCGCGGATACCACGGGCACAAGGTGAAGGGTCTGGGGGACGCGCTCGTCGCCGCCTTCCTCTCTCCCACCGACGCGGTCCTCTGCGCCATGGCGATGCAGGATCGCCTCGCTGCCTGGAACGCCCGCGCCCTGCCCGGCGACCGGATCGAGATCCGCATCGCGCTCAGCCAGGGCGAGGTCCGGCGCTCGCGCGGCGACGTGCACGGGGAGGCCATGCAGCTCGCGCTGGAGGCGGAAGCGCGGGCGGAAGCCGGCGAAGTCGTCCTCACCGATGCCGTGTACCTGTCGATGAACAAGACGGAAGCGGCGACGGAGGTGGTCGGGGAGGTCCCGCTCCACGGCGGCGGCAGGATCCGGCTCCGCCGCGCGATGCGCGGCACCGACCCGATCGCTCCGTACGGAGGGCGCGCGCTGGCGCGCCTGCGCAGGCTTCCCGATCCGGCCCGCGCCGTTCGCCTGCGGATGGCGGCGGAGTCCCTACTCGACTTCGCCCGCAAGCGCGCGGTCTGGACTGCTGCGGGCCTGCTGCTGGTGGCGGCTGCCGCCGGCGAGCACGTTTCCGGCGCCGCGGAGAACGATCCGCTGGCGCGCGCGGCCGCGCTGCTGGAGTCGCGCGAGCCGATGGCGGCGCTCGCGGAGCTCGACCGGCTGGCCGATTCGCCGCGCGCGAACGATCCGGAAGTGCAGATCGTGCGCGGGAAGGCGGAGCACGCCTTGGGTCAGCTCGGCCCGGCCTTCGCCGATTTCGCGGCCGCCGCCAAGCGCGATCCGCGTTCCCTCGACGCTGGCGCGATCGCGGCGCTCGCCGACCTCCTCGACTCGGAAGCGTTTCCTCCGGTCTGGCGCCCGCCGCTGTTGAAGCTCCTCGGGGAACAGATGGGCCGCGCCGCCGCGCCCGCTCTGCGAGAGCTGCTTTCCTCGGAGCGGGCGAGGTCTCGCGACGATGCGCTGCACGTCCTCGAGGTGAGCGGCGCAGCCACCGACGAGGATCGCCTCACCGTGGCCCGCGCCGACCTGCTCGATCCGCACGCCAGTTGCGCGGCGAGGAGAACGGCGGTGCGCCGGCTGGCGCTCGTCACCGGCGGGGAAGCCGGAGCCCTTCTTGCGGGCGCCGCGGAGGCGCGCGCGTGCGGGTCCGCCGAAGCGCGCGATGCGCTCCGGCGACGCCAGAACGCCAAGGTCGCCGAAGTCCGCTGA